Proteins encoded together in one Vulcanisaeta thermophila window:
- a CDS encoding NAD(P)/FAD-dependent oxidoreductase, with the protein MAREVVIIGGGISGLTVARNLKSQAGDLVNITVVTKDYHYIGGPTRPLLLTNEESYDRIIRGYDELGKEGINVVVGHAYSIDTANRRVYINETVMGNKTLIINYDYLVLATGVVYDGSSINGYDKYWFRNANVYDPGRVNVLKSRIWSAEGGNIIVYAPKAPYRCAPAPTETALLIHTVLRHRGIRDRFRIIHIDANESTQPPVIADVVKELYAKAGIELVTKQEIIEVTDREVITRSGEKYPYDILAMLEPNRAPSFIINAGLGNPWVEVRAPNNLRTAKFDDVFAVGDIAKLPYPKNQEIAFESALYAVNNILEDLGLDKRVSVQYGFLGWAYVGNVMGELSTLSVQFGFDYTQQPPKPMKDPEPRRDYTLQKDRWMQTYLTRLFGY; encoded by the coding sequence ATGGCCAGGGAGGTCGTGATAATAGGCGGTGGTATCTCAGGACTTACGGTGGCTAGGAATCTAAAGAGCCAGGCTGGGGATTTGGTCAACATAACCGTGGTAACCAAGGACTACCACTACATAGGCGGACCCACAAGACCACTGCTATTGACTAATGAGGAGAGTTATGACAGGATAATAAGGGGTTATGATGAGTTGGGTAAAGAGGGCATTAATGTGGTGGTGGGTCACGCATACAGTATAGACACGGCCAATAGGAGGGTTTACATCAACGAGACGGTGATGGGGAATAAAACACTCATTATTAATTATGATTACCTGGTCCTGGCCACGGGCGTGGTTTATGACGGCTCATCCATAAACGGTTATGACAAGTACTGGTTCAGGAACGCCAATGTTTATGACCCAGGCAGAGTCAATGTGTTGAAGAGTAGGATTTGGAGTGCTGAGGGTGGTAATATCATTGTCTACGCACCGAAGGCGCCCTATCGATGCGCCCCTGCACCAACGGAGACAGCCCTGCTGATCCACACGGTCCTGAGGCATAGGGGCATTAGGGATAGGTTTAGGATAATACACATTGATGCCAACGAAAGCACTCAACCACCGGTAATCGCGGATGTGGTTAAGGAGTTGTACGCGAAGGCTGGTATTGAGCTTGTGACTAAGCAGGAAATTATTGAGGTAACTGATAGGGAGGTCATAACAAGGAGTGGTGAGAAGTACCCATACGATATCCTGGCCATGCTAGAGCCCAACCGAGCCCCCTCCTTCATAATAAACGCGGGCTTGGGTAATCCGTGGGTTGAGGTGAGGGCCCCCAATAACCTAAGGACTGCGAAGTTCGACGACGTCTTCGCCGTTGGTGATATAGCCAAGCTCCCCTACCCGAAGAATCAGGAGATTGCCTTTGAAAGTGCCCTGTACGCTGTGAATAACATCCTTGAGGATTTGGGCCTGGATAAGAGGGTTAGTGTTCAGTATGGTTTCCTGGGGTGGGCGTACGTGGGTAATGTAATGGGTGAGTTGAGCACGTTGAGTGTTCAGTTTGGTTTCGACTATACACAGCAGCCTCCAAAGCCCATGAAGGACCCGGAGCCCAGGAGGGATTATACATTACAAAAGGATCGTTGGATGCAGACGTACCTAACGAGGCTCTTTGGTTATTAA
- a CDS encoding DNA double-strand break repair nuclease NurA — protein MFNEIIVNLLELVETRVMRTREYMLNLMGRIPNFLSELMAVKPLREPMNLVAVDSGFTEIHYLGLRFTVVNTVTLVVKDGRSRLGMQFNITNAGQDEVEDYVLNLELRLGVNAMKLNHADLLLLDGPLSTRDRGLISNGPILAHVKDVHGNKYSQAITDNDFREFMSESLAFIEEPLIMYLIMEYFRKHHNDNSSVLVSKPFTIWDSKPTIMGFYVQYTPGVVPIYVEYVGGDDPLKWVARVAPLAVVPRLGYPAPLYIVDRVSRVNEDVKSMVRLVLEKLGGDALRELRGVYFSRSVNDYVKGIY, from the coding sequence GTGTTCAACGAAATAATAGTAAACCTTCTGGAGCTTGTGGAGACCAGGGTCATGAGGACTAGGGAGTACATGCTGAACCTAATGGGGAGAATACCCAACTTCCTAAGTGAGTTAATGGCTGTAAAGCCGCTCAGGGAGCCCATGAACCTCGTGGCCGTGGACTCAGGGTTTACCGAGATTCATTACCTGGGTCTTAGGTTTACGGTTGTAAACACGGTGACGTTGGTGGTTAAGGATGGTAGGTCAAGGCTGGGTATGCAGTTTAACATCACCAATGCGGGGCAGGATGAGGTGGAGGATTACGTGCTAAACCTCGAGTTGAGGCTTGGTGTCAATGCCATGAAGCTAAACCACGCAGATTTATTGTTACTTGATGGGCCATTGAGCACTAGGGATAGGGGCCTCATTAGTAATGGGCCCATACTCGCTCACGTTAAGGATGTCCATGGTAATAAGTACTCACAGGCAATTACCGATAATGACTTTAGGGAGTTCATGAGCGAATCCCTGGCATTCATTGAGGAGCCACTCATAATGTACCTAATCATGGAGTACTTCAGGAAGCACCATAATGATAACTCCAGCGTTCTCGTTAGTAAGCCCTTCACGATCTGGGATAGTAAACCCACAATAATGGGATTCTACGTCCAATACACCCCAGGCGTGGTCCCGATCTATGTTGAGTATGTGGGTGGTGATGATCCGCTTAAGTGGGTGGCTAGGGTTGCGCCCCTCGCCGTGGTCCCGAGGCTTGGATACCCAGCACCCCTCTACATTGTTGATAGGGTTTCCAGGGTTAATGAGGATGTTAAGTCCATGGTTAGGCTTGTGCTGGAGAAGCTTGGTGGTGATGCCCTCAGGGAGTTAAGGGGCGTATACTTCAGTAGGAGTGTTAATGATTATGTTAAGGGCATTTATTGA
- a CDS encoding metallophosphoesterase family protein produces the protein MVKLLVTADIHSPKYLARFRESIKGLGTFDGVLIAGDLMSEGSIEGLKLLINEIRRLSSTVIAVPGNEDYDDVLPRARDLDVIRWLDDEVVRVDFGGVVIRIIGTRGSLEKPTTWQSKHIPGITDIYRRRVSWLRSQLMSHERTILLTHYAPTFKTLEGEDPRVWPMMGVRDLESVIFEHGVIALHGHAHESTVRCVRSGSSYIINAAFPNLWRPIIMELSGDGVVSVNLECREVMYGRGSGKSILDFLGG, from the coding sequence ATGGTTAAATTGCTGGTAACGGCTGATATACACTCACCAAAGTACCTGGCCAGGTTTAGGGAGTCCATAAAGGGGTTAGGAACATTTGACGGGGTCCTGATAGCTGGGGATTTAATGAGCGAGGGTAGTATTGAGGGGCTCAAGCTCCTCATAAATGAGATCAGGAGGTTAAGTAGTACGGTGATTGCCGTACCAGGCAATGAGGACTATGACGATGTACTACCCAGGGCAAGGGACCTTGACGTTATTAGGTGGCTTGATGATGAGGTTGTGAGGGTGGATTTTGGGGGCGTGGTCATTAGGATCATAGGCACCAGGGGATCCCTGGAAAAACCCACCACCTGGCAAAGCAAGCACATACCTGGAATTACGGACATTTACAGGCGCAGGGTTTCCTGGCTACGCTCCCAATTAATGAGTCACGAGAGAACCATACTACTCACCCACTACGCACCCACCTTCAAGACACTGGAGGGTGAGGATCCGAGGGTATGGCCCATGATGGGCGTTAGGGATTTGGAGAGCGTTATTTTTGAGCACGGCGTCATAGCGCTTCACGGGCACGCTCACGAATCAACGGTTAGGTGCGTAAGGTCGGGCTCCTCGTACATAATAAACGCGGCCTTCCCCAACCTATGGAGGCCCATAATAATGGAATTGAGTGGTGATGGTGTGGTTTCCGTAAACCTCGAGTGTAGGGAGGTTATGTATGGGCGTGGGAGTGGTAAGTCAATACTCGACTTCCTCGGTGGTTAA
- a CDS encoding endonuclease dU gives MDIGSLISKQGIRALGIAESFRLGMDYSVLVGVVMRTDWLIDGVVVGRARVGGMDATESIINLHRSLGRSDIQLIMLDGCIISWYNIVNLSELHKSLGIPVICLVFEEPEGDVPNALRKLFPNDYEVRVRAYEALGKPHEFIIPGGLRVYARFVGIDYRAVRVILRKFTREGKRPEPIRVARLIANAILTSGTNQTHKKDQ, from the coding sequence GTGGACATTGGATCACTCATTAGTAAGCAGGGGATTAGGGCACTGGGCATTGCCGAGAGCTTTAGGTTGGGCATGGACTACTCAGTCCTTGTGGGTGTCGTCATGAGGACTGACTGGTTAATTGATGGGGTGGTGGTGGGGAGGGCCAGGGTTGGTGGTATGGATGCCACGGAATCAATAATAAACCTCCACAGGTCCCTGGGTAGGAGTGACATTCAGTTAATCATGCTCGATGGGTGCATAATATCCTGGTACAACATAGTGAACCTAAGCGAACTGCATAAGTCCCTGGGCATACCAGTGATATGCCTAGTATTCGAGGAGCCCGAGGGTGACGTACCCAATGCACTGAGGAAGTTATTCCCCAATGATTACGAGGTCAGGGTGAGGGCGTACGAGGCATTGGGTAAACCCCATGAATTCATAATACCAGGTGGATTGAGGGTGTACGCCAGATTCGTGGGCATTGATTACAGGGCCGTGAGAGTAATACTCAGGAAGTTCACTAGGGAGGGGAAGAGGCCGGAGCCCATTAGGGTTGCCAGGTTAATTGCCAATGCCATACTAACCTCAGGCACGAACCAAACCCACAAAAAGGACCAATGA
- a CDS encoding dihydrodipicolinate synthase family protein has translation MEGIFVALAIPFKNNRLDTDSLITHVESLSKAGVDGFYPFGTTSQGLHLNINERREVLEILSKHTNKQVIVHVYSPYWDEVVETVRLAERYGAVAVASIPPIYYRPDYEALKLYYMKLMEITKLPIFIYNIPQNTGFNVTPEILSRLISDGVRIAGIKDSTGDLTQIMGHVRTGVTVFNGADSIIVPSLLVGARGCISAMANVMPEVMREMVSDVKAGRIRSAMEKQDLIARVRALIKDFPGVDGYYKLVHLLRYDFGTVKGPYMRPLTNEEVNKLREELIRLGLKVRA, from the coding sequence ATGGAGGGTATATTCGTGGCGTTGGCAATACCCTTCAAAAACAACAGGCTTGATACGGACTCACTAATAACCCACGTGGAATCACTGAGCAAGGCTGGTGTTGATGGGTTCTACCCCTTCGGCACCACAAGCCAGGGGTTACACCTGAACATTAATGAGAGGAGGGAGGTCCTGGAAATCCTCAGTAAGCACACCAATAAGCAGGTAATAGTCCATGTATACTCACCCTACTGGGATGAGGTTGTGGAAACCGTGAGGCTGGCGGAGAGGTACGGCGCCGTAGCTGTGGCATCAATACCACCAATATACTACAGGCCAGATTACGAAGCGCTAAAGCTATACTACATGAAATTGATGGAAATCACGAAATTACCCATATTCATATACAATATACCACAAAACACTGGTTTCAATGTAACGCCTGAAATACTGAGTAGGTTAATCAGCGATGGCGTTAGGATAGCGGGTATTAAGGATAGTACGGGTGATTTAACTCAAATAATGGGTCACGTGAGGACTGGGGTTACGGTGTTCAATGGCGCGGACAGCATCATAGTGCCATCATTACTCGTGGGCGCCAGGGGATGTATATCAGCCATGGCCAACGTGATGCCCGAGGTAATGAGGGAGATGGTGAGTGACGTGAAGGCTGGCAGGATACGGTCGGCCATGGAGAAGCAGGACTTAATAGCCAGGGTTAGAGCCCTGATTAAGGATTTCCCCGGCGTGGATGGGTACTATAAATTAGTACACCTGCTTCGTTATGACTTCGGCACAGTTAAGGGGCCATACATGAGGCCACTGACCAATGAGGAGGTTAATAAGTTAAGGGAGGAATTGATCAGGCTTGGGCTGAAGGTTAGGGCATAA
- a CDS encoding MFS transporter — protein sequence MWSRDIMLLLGSRALRSIAGGALGVITGLYLYYYLHLSLLEVGVFFGVGAFTVPVLSLVFGKLGDKFRRKPTLILASSFLPAATLILLTTRYYPLLLLAAALGGFGTAGALASGSVGAIVAPIQTALLADKTEDMDRTTVYSIFNLVSGLGSAGGALLAYLSYIDSFVISLILSLLALLLIVPIRDEYKPQRTRTARPNGGSEQSVGTQHERGGYRADLIYIRRFAVVGALNGTAQGLVTPFLSIIFRETLHVSNGVVGSIFFIGGVAAALASLMVPWLSRALGLRNAIIVPRAISTAALIMIPFVRVVVPAVITYMVYVMFRVASLPPQQVLMMELVSRRSRSTVSGVNQAARLLPSAVATTFTGFILNFLPMAIPFEVATVMNIINMTLYGRFFPNPKPRVGGAVIVGD from the coding sequence ATGTGGAGTAGGGACATAATGCTACTCCTGGGCTCAAGGGCCCTGAGGAGCATTGCTGGGGGTGCCCTGGGGGTTATAACGGGCCTCTACCTTTATTACTACCTACACCTATCACTCCTGGAGGTGGGTGTTTTCTTCGGTGTGGGTGCCTTCACGGTACCGGTCCTGTCCCTGGTTTTTGGTAAGCTTGGTGATAAGTTTAGGCGTAAACCCACCTTGATCCTGGCATCCTCATTCCTACCCGCGGCCACGCTGATACTCCTCACAACCAGGTACTACCCACTACTCCTGCTGGCGGCGGCCCTGGGTGGGTTTGGCACCGCGGGTGCTTTGGCAAGTGGCAGTGTGGGTGCTATAGTGGCCCCTATACAGACGGCATTACTTGCGGATAAGACCGAGGACATGGATAGGACCACAGTGTACTCAATATTCAACCTAGTCTCTGGGCTTGGATCGGCAGGAGGCGCATTACTTGCTTACCTTAGTTACATTGATTCCTTTGTAATCTCATTAATACTGTCACTATTAGCATTACTACTCATAGTGCCCATAAGGGACGAGTACAAGCCTCAACGAACACGCACCGCAAGGCCCAATGGGGGTTCTGAGCAGAGCGTTGGGACACAGCATGAACGTGGGGGTTACAGGGCGGATCTTATTTACATAAGGCGCTTCGCAGTGGTGGGGGCCCTGAATGGGACCGCACAGGGCTTGGTGACCCCATTCCTATCCATAATATTTAGGGAGACCCTTCATGTGAGTAATGGCGTCGTGGGCAGCATATTCTTCATTGGTGGTGTGGCCGCGGCCCTCGCATCCTTAATGGTTCCATGGTTATCAAGGGCCCTTGGCCTTAGGAACGCAATTATAGTGCCCAGGGCCATTTCAACCGCGGCCTTAATAATGATACCCTTCGTCAGGGTGGTTGTGCCCGCGGTCATTACGTACATGGTCTATGTAATGTTTAGGGTGGCCTCACTACCGCCGCAGCAGGTTCTCATGATGGAGTTGGTAAGTAGGAGGAGTAGATCAACCGTTAGTGGTGTTAATCAAGCCGCTAGGTTATTACCCTCGGCTGTGGCCACGACATTTACGGGCTTCATACTGAATTTCTTACCTATGGCCATACCCTTTGAGGTTGCCACGGTGATGAACATAATAAACATGACACTTTACGGTAGGTTCTTCCCCAACCCAAAACCCAGGGTTGGTGGCGCCGTCATTGTTGGTGATTGA
- a CDS encoding AbrB/MazE/SpoVT family DNA-binding domain-containing protein, whose translation MNTQEIRRRSRGAPGLRIVSLPYKVKVYINNQVLVPASLVRALGITNIRYANITLAFNGARITINGVKLLRTRHTDSRQFTIPKDVRDAYGIKPGDVVEIIEIRPYRA comes from the coding sequence ATGAACACTCAGGAAATCCGCAGGAGAAGTCGTGGTGCCCCTGGGCTTAGGATTGTGAGTTTACCATACAAGGTGAAGGTTTACATTAATAACCAGGTTTTAGTACCCGCTAGTCTGGTTAGGGCTTTGGGTATAACAAACATTAGGTACGCCAACATTACATTGGCATTTAATGGTGCCAGGATAACAATCAATGGGGTTAAGCTTCTGAGGACTAGGCACACTGATAGTAGGCAGTTCACAATACCAAAGGATGTTAGGGATGCGTATGGGATAAAGCCTGGCGATGTGGTGGAAATAATCGAAATTAGGCCCTACAGGGCTTAG
- a CDS encoding DUF2079 domain-containing protein → MVRRLNAPWMATLVAVVTYSVVMSWYTTLKYLTFHTHAADLGIFAQAIASALFHHRFFYETIDIAIIPRPGPLGYSFFDVHFSPTLLITLPLYALYPSPLTLLVFQSVMVALGALPIYWFGRYLGREWLGVLLAVLYLMNPLVQGANSFDFHMETLFMPLTLYMLYFLFTRRWRLYYPFLILSLGTIEFAPLPLFLMGLSYTAMNHRRRDLIMHGFITMITSLAFLALALEVKHLLNPMGPTTASPLAGLPPQYSSSFDLSILAAIIKNPLLVVRLYSSYGTYKLLYFLELYSPFAFLPFLDPLILPSLAWPLVSFLTTNTIYFSPYFQYSSFSIPFIVFATLMATSRLPGSVIKRVSALLFISTLVVFLGVSPLIHFTYTFTKSDEEVWNALRLIPMNETVLVQNNLFPIFSNNVNAYTQWYPGLKPMYIVAQPSSFWFTWYGTPYNEYVNLALGEGYGIYMELGNDLLVLKLNYTGKPVLCRPITLVLGPDNVTLINGVLINNSIAHTYTEPPGEWFTATVYLPPGNYTVTINYTWSGPTYLRGTGTALALLNINGKSLPLPTGADEASLMISMPVYGELTITAYANYVINTTVYLHSITISGPLC, encoded by the coding sequence ATGGTTAGGCGCCTTAACGCGCCCTGGATGGCCACGTTGGTGGCTGTGGTGACTTACTCGGTGGTTATGTCGTGGTACACAACCCTGAAGTACCTCACATTCCACACACACGCCGCTGACCTGGGCATCTTTGCACAAGCCATTGCCTCAGCGTTGTTTCACCATAGGTTTTTCTACGAAACCATTGACATAGCCATAATACCGAGGCCAGGGCCCCTTGGTTATAGCTTCTTCGATGTGCACTTCTCACCAACACTCCTCATAACACTGCCCCTCTATGCCCTGTACCCAAGCCCCCTGACCTTACTCGTGTTTCAGTCGGTCATGGTGGCCCTGGGTGCACTGCCCATTTACTGGTTCGGTAGGTACCTGGGCAGGGAGTGGTTGGGTGTGTTACTGGCTGTTCTCTACCTGATGAATCCCCTTGTTCAGGGGGCCAATAGCTTTGATTTCCACATGGAGACTTTGTTCATGCCACTAACCCTATACATGCTATACTTCCTCTTCACAAGGAGGTGGAGGCTTTACTACCCATTCCTAATCCTAAGCCTTGGCACCATAGAGTTCGCCCCATTACCCCTATTCCTAATGGGCCTATCCTACACAGCGATGAACCACAGGAGGAGGGATTTGATTATGCATGGCTTCATAACCATGATCACCTCCCTGGCATTCCTGGCCCTGGCCCTTGAGGTTAAGCACCTGCTTAATCCCATGGGTCCAACAACAGCATCGCCACTGGCTGGGCTGCCCCCTCAATACTCATCATCATTTGACTTATCAATCCTAGCGGCCATCATTAAGAACCCATTGTTAGTGGTTAGGCTTTACTCGTCCTATGGCACTTACAAGCTCCTTTACTTCCTGGAACTCTACTCACCCTTTGCATTCCTCCCCTTCCTAGACCCCCTAATCCTACCCTCGCTCGCATGGCCCCTGGTCTCCTTCCTAACCACAAACACCATATACTTCAGCCCCTACTTCCAGTACAGCTCCTTCTCAATACCATTCATAGTCTTCGCAACCCTCATGGCCACCTCAAGGCTCCCGGGCAGCGTTATTAAGAGGGTCTCAGCCCTGCTGTTCATATCCACGTTGGTGGTGTTCCTCGGCGTGAGCCCCCTGATACACTTCACCTACACGTTCACGAAGAGCGATGAGGAGGTCTGGAATGCCCTAAGGCTCATTCCCATGAACGAGACAGTACTGGTGCAGAACAACCTATTCCCAATCTTCTCAAACAATGTAAACGCATACACCCAGTGGTACCCGGGGCTTAAGCCCATGTACATAGTGGCGCAGCCCAGTAGTTTCTGGTTTACCTGGTACGGAACCCCGTATAATGAGTACGTGAACCTTGCCCTGGGCGAGGGTTACGGTATCTACATGGAGTTGGGCAATGATTTGCTCGTGTTGAAACTTAACTACACAGGGAAGCCCGTACTATGCCGACCAATCACGTTGGTTCTTGGTCCCGATAACGTCACCCTGATAAATGGGGTCTTGATCAACAACTCCATAGCCCACACCTACACGGAGCCCCCCGGTGAGTGGTTCACGGCCACGGTTTACCTACCACCAGGCAATTACACAGTAACTATTAACTACACGTGGTCAGGACCCACGTATCTAAGGGGCACCGGTACCGCACTGGCCCTTCTCAATATCAATGGCAAGTCCCTACCACTGCCCACTGGGGCCGATGAGGCGAGCCTCATGATTAGCATGCCCGTTTATGGTGAATTAACCATAACTGCATACGCTAACTACGTCATTAACACCACGGTGTACCTACACTCAATAACCATAAGTGGGCCCTTATGCTAA
- the tsaA gene encoding tRNA (N6-threonylcarbamoyladenosine(37)-N6)-methyltransferase TrmO: MSLSLKPIGIVERGFPRYDDPERSMYRTRYEFIGIVRIYDEFMEGLTGLEEYSHVILIYWMHDVKERTLRVRLRGYDKEVGIFATRYPPRPNPIGVSVLELVKLDPPRLWLRGLDAWTGTPVIDLKPYDYYDIVKRPRVPREFEEEWFRSYVEKGYGELVPWLGPC; the protein is encoded by the coding sequence ATGAGCCTCTCACTTAAACCCATAGGGATTGTGGAGAGGGGGTTTCCAAGGTATGATGATCCCGAAAGATCCATGTACAGGACTAGGTATGAGTTCATTGGTATTGTTAGGATTTATGACGAGTTCATGGAGGGGCTCACTGGGCTTGAGGAGTATTCGCATGTAATACTCATTTACTGGATGCATGATGTTAAGGAACGAACCCTCAGGGTGAGGCTTAGGGGTTATGACAAGGAGGTTGGTATATTCGCAACTCGATACCCACCCAGGCCCAACCCAATAGGTGTCTCCGTTCTCGAGCTAGTGAAGCTTGATCCACCCAGGCTTTGGCTTAGGGGCCTCGATGCCTGGACAGGGACTCCCGTCATAGACCTGAAGCCCTATGACTACTATGATATAGTTAAGAGGCCACGGGTGCCCAGGGAGTTTGAGGAGGAGTGGTTTAGGAGTTACGTTGAGAAGGGCTATGGTGAGTTGGTGCCTTGGTTAGGCCCCTGTTGA
- the rimI gene encoding ribosomal protein S18-alanine N-acetyltransferase, producing the protein MPLNINGANNAVIEMGVSLRMCSPDDDLKTVINLEKAIFRPSEQYTLGFITWLCRSCTKYSFIAYVDGEPVGYIISCIEGMSRGHVISVGVLSEFRRRGIGKALMIRSICSMVSDGVDHVILEVRVSNTPAITLYRGLGFIEEGVLRGYYSDGEDAYLMVLNGDKFNEFRARYCH; encoded by the coding sequence ATGCCTTTAAACATCAATGGCGCTAATAATGCGGTAATTGAGATGGGCGTGTCCCTGAGGATGTGCAGTCCAGATGATGATCTTAAAACCGTGATAAATCTCGAGAAGGCAATATTTAGGCCCAGTGAGCAGTACACCCTAGGCTTCATAACCTGGCTCTGCAGGTCATGCACCAAGTACTCATTCATCGCCTACGTTGATGGTGAGCCCGTGGGTTACATAATATCGTGCATTGAGGGCATGTCCAGGGGCCATGTAATATCCGTGGGAGTTCTCAGTGAGTTTCGAAGGAGGGGCATTGGGAAGGCCTTAATGATAAGGTCCATATGCTCCATGGTGAGTGATGGGGTTGACCACGTAATACTCGAGGTTAGGGTCTCAAACACACCCGCAATAACCCTATACAGGGGGTTGGGGTTCATTGAGGAGGGCGTGTTGAGGGGTTACTACAGTGATGGTGAGGATGCCTACCTAATGGTGTTGAACGGCGATAAATTTAATGAATTCAGGGCTAGGTACTGCCATTAA